From the Chitinophaga lutea genome, one window contains:
- a CDS encoding sensor histidine kinase has product MAEQQETQSLISFDALFKNATIGILVTDAHGKIVLTNPFLLTQFGYAEEELVGQLVEKLIPARFGHRHVGHREKFHSQPRSRPMGAGLELFGVKKDGVEIAVEVSLGAYNTGNGDYVIAFVSDISYRKESENELKRLNAELEMKVAERTESLSETVKKLGEQMKEVQAKDSELQRVNGFLSSIWNHAEAIIIATDNEGIIKLFNPTAQQQLGYTAEEVVNRHSLTLFHDEGEVAERAALFSSQLKQEVLPGFDTIVAKARQNLPSELEWQYLGKDGSRFPVTLTVSALRDGDGLISGYLGIAIDISERKQAENELRLALEKERELNELKSRFVSLASHEFRTPLSTILSSTFLVSRYKRAEEQEQREKHTQRIVSSVNMLTDILNDFLSVGKIEEGKIQVRYADFDVKQHVTNIIAEMQGLRKAQQLVEYHHEGDVQLSLDPALLKHIVMNLLSNAIKFSPSGTLIQVDTRCAGQQFSLKIRDRGAGISKEDQQHLFERFFRGSNADDVQGTGLGLHIVAKYAELMNGSITCESELGKGTTFTVLFNL; this is encoded by the coding sequence ATGGCGGAGCAGCAAGAAACACAAAGTCTGATCAGTTTTGACGCTTTGTTCAAAAATGCGACCATCGGTATCCTGGTGACGGATGCGCACGGGAAGATCGTGCTGACGAATCCCTTTTTGCTGACGCAGTTCGGGTACGCGGAAGAAGAGCTGGTGGGCCAGCTGGTAGAGAAGCTGATACCGGCCCGTTTCGGTCACCGGCATGTGGGCCATCGTGAAAAATTCCATTCACAGCCCCGCAGTCGTCCCATGGGCGCCGGGCTGGAACTGTTCGGCGTGAAAAAAGACGGTGTTGAAATTGCGGTAGAGGTAAGCCTGGGCGCATACAACACCGGCAACGGCGATTATGTGATCGCGTTTGTGAGCGACATTTCCTACCGCAAGGAATCGGAAAACGAATTGAAACGCCTCAACGCGGAGCTGGAGATGAAAGTGGCGGAACGCACCGAATCGCTTTCGGAAACCGTCAAAAAGCTGGGCGAACAGATGAAAGAGGTGCAGGCGAAAGATTCCGAACTGCAGCGCGTCAACGGTTTTCTCAGCAGCATCTGGAACCACGCGGAAGCGATCATCATCGCCACCGACAATGAAGGCATTATCAAATTGTTCAACCCCACCGCACAGCAGCAGCTGGGGTATACGGCGGAAGAAGTGGTGAACCGCCACAGCCTGACCCTTTTTCACGACGAGGGCGAAGTGGCGGAAAGGGCCGCGCTCTTTTCTTCGCAGCTGAAACAGGAAGTGCTGCCCGGATTCGATACCATCGTGGCCAAAGCCCGCCAGAACCTGCCCAGCGAGTTGGAATGGCAGTACCTCGGCAAAGACGGCAGCCGTTTCCCCGTTACGCTCACCGTATCGGCCCTGCGCGACGGCGATGGGCTCATCAGCGGTTACCTGGGCATCGCCATCGATATTTCGGAGCGTAAACAGGCGGAAAACGAGCTGCGCCTGGCGCTCGAAAAAGAACGGGAGCTCAACGAACTGAAGTCCCGCTTCGTATCGCTGGCTTCACACGAATTCCGGACGCCGCTCAGCACCATTCTGTCGTCCACCTTCCTCGTGTCGCGGTATAAAAGGGCCGAGGAGCAGGAACAACGCGAAAAACATACGCAGCGCATCGTGTCCTCCGTCAATATGCTGACAGACATCCTGAATGATTTTCTTTCCGTCGGCAAGATCGAGGAAGGGAAGATACAGGTGCGGTATGCGGATTTCGACGTGAAACAGCATGTCACCAATATCATTGCCGAAATGCAGGGCCTCCGCAAGGCGCAGCAACTGGTGGAATATCATCACGAAGGCGATGTGCAGCTGTCCCTCGACCCGGCGCTGCTCAAACACATCGTGATGAACCTGCTGTCCAACGCCATCAAGTTTTCCCCGTCCGGCACGCTGATCCAGGTCGATACCCGGTGCGCAGGGCAACAATTCAGCTTAAAGATCCGGGACAGGGGCGCGGGTATTTCCAAAGAGGACCAGCAGCACCTGTTCGAACGCTTTTTCAGGGGCAGCAATGCGGACGATGTGCAGGGCACCGGCCTCGGGCTGCACATCGTGGCCAAATACGCCGAGCTCATGAACGGCAGCATTACCTGTGAAAGCGAACTGGGGAAGGGTACCACATTTACAGTTCTGTTCAACCTATAA
- a CDS encoding universal stress protein, whose amino-acid sequence MKRIVAVVDALHFREEQLDAFQYVTGLLKGRLKVLLLDGESGRNTPAPDAPLPDLTALQRECGERGIEAELQRGRGIALKEIVRESRFADLLLIDRETSLNNLYDADVPGFIKDVPADAQCPVMVLPAETGLFKEVVFTYNGSYSSVYAIREFMQLFPHLNGKKATVIYVPEKGIPIIPNEQLLNDYLRFYFTDVTFLVLNGLPDAEIRRYLQDKKDCVAVMGAYGRNTFSRFFNPGNARNMMRMLNVPIFITHP is encoded by the coding sequence ATGAAAAGGATAGTAGCCGTTGTTGACGCGTTGCATTTCAGGGAAGAGCAACTGGATGCTTTTCAATACGTTACGGGACTGTTGAAGGGGCGGCTAAAAGTATTGTTGCTGGATGGGGAGTCCGGCCGTAACACGCCCGCCCCGGATGCGCCGCTGCCAGACCTCACCGCGCTGCAGCGCGAGTGCGGCGAACGGGGGATAGAAGCGGAACTGCAACGGGGCAGGGGCATCGCCCTGAAAGAGATCGTGAGGGAAAGCCGGTTTGCGGACCTGCTGCTCATTGACCGGGAAACGTCGCTGAACAACCTGTACGACGCGGATGTGCCCGGTTTCATCAAGGATGTGCCGGCCGATGCGCAATGCCCCGTGATGGTGCTGCCGGCGGAAACCGGGCTTTTTAAAGAAGTGGTGTTCACCTACAACGGGAGCTACTCCTCCGTATACGCCATCCGCGAATTCATGCAGCTGTTCCCGCACCTCAACGGCAAAAAGGCCACCGTGATCTATGTCCCCGAAAAAGGCATCCCGATTATCCCGAACGAGCAGCTGCTGAATGATTACCTGCGTTTTTATTTCACCGACGTCACCTTCCTGGTGCTCAACGGCCTGCCGGATGCGGAGATCAGGCGGTACCTGCAGGATAAAAAAGACTGCGTGGCCGTGATGGGCGCTTACGGCCGCAATACCTTTTCCCGTTTCTTTAACCCCGGTAACGCCCGCAATATGATGCGCATGCTCAATGTCCCCATTTTCATCACCCATCCTTAG
- a CDS encoding response regulator encodes MPVKILVIEDNSDIRANTAEILEMANYEVLTAANGKEGVQLAMEHKPDLVICDITMPVLDGYGVLHLLNKNEEMSSIPFIFLTARAERSEVRRGMEMGADDYITKPFDPIELLNAIEGRLKKATRLKQELTKDLSGLNTLMHTVNGKDLLEDLKEGRNINRYRKKEVIYSEGNHPAYLFFILKGKVKTCKRNDDGKEIITGLYNENDFLGYTALLEAGIYKENAEALEETELAVIPREDFEELAFNSIDVMKKFMHLLARNIADNERQLLSVAYNSLRKKVADALLFLNTKYNPGNSAHFSIDISRDNLAAVAGVAKESLIRTLGDFRDEKLIDIKEGEIHLTDLRKLGRMMN; translated from the coding sequence ATGCCTGTAAAGATCCTAGTCATAGAAGACAATTCCGACATCCGCGCCAACACCGCGGAAATTCTCGAAATGGCCAATTACGAAGTGCTGACGGCCGCCAACGGCAAAGAAGGCGTGCAGCTGGCCATGGAACATAAACCGGACCTGGTGATATGCGACATCACCATGCCGGTGCTCGACGGGTACGGCGTGCTGCACCTGCTGAACAAAAACGAAGAAATGAGCAGTATCCCCTTTATTTTCCTCACCGCCCGCGCAGAACGGTCGGAGGTAAGGAGGGGCATGGAAATGGGTGCGGACGATTACATCACCAAACCCTTCGACCCCATCGAGCTGCTCAACGCCATCGAAGGCCGGCTGAAAAAAGCCACCCGCCTCAAACAGGAACTGACCAAAGATCTCAGCGGCCTCAATACGCTGATGCATACCGTGAACGGGAAAGACCTGCTGGAAGACCTCAAGGAAGGCCGCAACATCAACCGGTACCGGAAAAAAGAAGTGATCTATTCCGAAGGCAACCATCCCGCCTACCTGTTCTTCATCCTCAAAGGCAAGGTGAAAACCTGCAAGCGCAACGACGACGGCAAGGAAATCATCACCGGCCTCTACAACGAAAACGACTTCCTGGGATATACCGCCCTGCTGGAAGCGGGGATTTACAAGGAAAACGCCGAAGCGCTCGAAGAAACGGAGCTGGCCGTCATTCCCCGGGAAGATTTCGAAGAGCTGGCCTTCAACAGCATCGACGTCATGAAAAAGTTCATGCACCTGCTGGCCCGCAACATCGCGGACAACGAGCGGCAACTGCTGAGCGTGGCCTATAACTCCCTCCGGAAAAAAGTGGCCGACGCGCTGCTGTTCCTGAACACCAAATACAACCCGGGCAACAGTGCCCACTTCAGCATAGACATCAGCCGCGATAACCTGGCCGCCGTGGCCGGGGTGGCCAAAGAGTCGCTGATCCGCACGCTGGGCGACTTCCGCGACGAAAAACTCATCGATATCAAGGAGGGCGAGATCCACCTGACCGACCTCCGTAAACTGGGCCGGATGATGAACTGA